Genomic window (Methanotorris formicicus Mc-S-70):
TGAAATACTTTTATTTTGGAGTAGTTTCAATGAAATATGCAAATTCTATATCATTAAAATAAAGTCTCCACGTCGGGAGACAAAAACCACCTTATTTTAAGCTATTCCCGAGCTGTCCTTTTGGGGCAGTAGGGAGAAGGTCAGTCCCGTAAAAGGGAGCGGGTATCGATGAAGGAGGCGTTCAGATTATCAGATCATATCTTATGAAAGGTTTGAATATATTTGAATGCCTCCTGAAATACCTTATTTATGTAATTCTTTAAATTTGTTTATTATAATTTTAGCCATATTCAAAAATTCTGATGCTTCTTCAATAATTCTTTCTGCTGTTTCCTCATCAACTTGAAATCTTGGTTCATAATCAACCTTATGCCTCATATCAAATGCTTCTTGGTAGTATTTTGAATAAATCTCATCTAAATATCCTTTATTAATAAATTCCAAGCCAAGCATTTTTAAAACACCAGAGTGCTTTTTTGGATGAATATCTTTTATTAACAGCAAAGCCTTTGCAGAGTTGAACATTGCATAGTATGCCCGTGATATTGCCCCTTTATATTTTTTGTTTTTAAATAATATCTCTGCCTCCTCCAAATCTTCCTCTGCTAAATTCAGCAAATAGTCAATATCATCCAATCTCAACACCTTCCTTTAAAATACTTTTGTGGAAAAATGAATCCTTAAATTTTTCAAATTCCTCAGGTGTTTCTACTATTGTAGATATAACTTCCCCATATTTTAAAAGAATCTCTGCACTTAAGTAAGAAATTTCTCTCTGTGGAACATCCCCTATAACCAAAATATCAATATCACTCTCTTCATCGTAGTCCCCTCTTGCATAACTTCCAAACAAAATTATTTTTTTAATTCTATTTTTGTATTTTTTCTTTAAGGTTTTAACAAATTCATTTAAAGCAAGTTTTTTTGTGTCAGTTTTCATATATATCCCAACTGTAATTTTTATTATTATTTAATCCAAAATCTTATATAATGTTGTCCTTTCCTTAGGAATCCTTCCTATTCTCTCTATCATATTTCTTATTTCCCCCACGCTCATACTCACACCATACTCTGCCCCCGCGGCTCTTGAGATATTCTCTTCCATCAATGTTCCACCAACATCATTACCCCCACATTTTAAAGCAATCTGAGCCATCTTTTGTCCCAATTTAACCCATGAAACCTGGATGTTTTTTATATAATCATTTAAAACAATTCTACTAACTGCATAAACCTTTAAATCCTCTATACCAGTTGCTCCTGCCTTTGCCCTCCCCTCTTTGTAAATTGGTGCAAACTTATGCATAAAACTCAAAGGAACAAACTCCGTAAATCCATTTGTTTCCTTCTGAATCTCTTTCAGCAAAAATAAATGCTTAACCCAATGCTTATATTCCTCAATATGTCCATACATCATTGTTGATGTTGTTGGAATACCCAACTTATGGGCAGTTTTTATTATATCTTCCCATTGCTTTGTTGAGATCTTGTATGGGCAGAGTTCCCTCCTCACTTCATCATCAAGT
Coding sequences:
- a CDS encoding HEPN domain-containing protein, yielding MLRLDDIDYLLNLAEEDLEEAEILFKNKKYKGAISRAYYAMFNSAKALLLIKDIHPKKHSGVLKMLGLEFINKGYLDEIYSKYYQEAFDMRHKVDYEPRFQVDEETAERIIEEASEFLNMAKIIINKFKELHK
- a CDS encoding nucleotidyltransferase domain-containing protein; the protein is MKTDTKKLALNEFVKTLKKKYKNRIKKIILFGSYARGDYDEESDIDILVIGDVPQREISYLSAEILLKYGEVISTIVETPEEFEKFKDSFFHKSILKEGVEIG
- the cofH gene encoding 5-amino-6-(D-ribitylamino)uracil--L-tyrosine 4-hydroxyphenyl transferase CofH: MDLEKFREREISKRECLELFENDELFFDILRFADELRREKVGDIVTYVVNRNINFTNICVGDCKFCAFRVNENDENAYFLDVDEIARRTLEAKKIGATEVCIQGGLHPKVDTYFQIEILKKVHEVTKPYGGIHIHAFSPMEVYFAAENAGIDVKEALKMLKENGLNSMPGTAAEILDDEVRRELCPYKISTKQWEDIIKTAHKLGIPTTSTMMYGHIEEYKHWVKHLFLLKEIQKETNGFTEFVPLSFMHKFAPIYKEGRAKAGATGIEDLKVYAVSRIVLNDYIKNIQVSWVKLGQKMAQIALKCGGNDVGGTLMEENISRAAGAEYGVSMSVGEIRNMIERIGRIPKERTTLYKILD